In Marasmius oreades isolate 03SP1 chromosome 3, whole genome shotgun sequence, a single window of DNA contains:
- a CDS encoding uncharacterized protein (BUSCO:EOG09260R84) has protein sequence MEASSPPAGPRRSQRERKPAKQLTTVTTIPETRRKRKRADTDDEDAGAGVDEDPDEDEDEAVLDNSDADEDENGGDEAPRVKKPRKPKAAAPPAKKPRKGAAATATTKDNSEITRKPRKTRAPKQAAHADATFDPETFEKLTNIKADNPLFNAIMNPNAALQSTAEDFLEALAQSPNAALAELVNMVMRCCGCNDTIDGDTAVDYDGVVDRLDDIVEELKKTTTPAGTYPLTSKVSPFHNTKIKYNFRTHLSEFITRLITAAASLTSLYTTPLIETLEVWLVPMSSSQIRSIRHTATVVALEVQCALCQVGKEVEKEVEVVGRMREGEKKRARTGATPSTKGKDKELDAKQREVKSRQSKIEEFIKEFVDGVFIHRYRDLDPVIRTECISSLSTFFAILPSHFAVNSDYLRYVGWVLSDSATQVRLAAVKALQTVYETAGIGSDKKSSRKTKKGVNNSKGSGGVALSALTHFSTRFLTRLLEIARFDVDVGVRVAVMGVLDCVDELGLLSDTDRSRLGTMVYSDEPRVRKGVGRFVGGVWEEWVEAKRGEIDIEAHAQIAASSRGRGRGRGRGRGGAGRGGPFPRKGKAGVTVSEDDEVDEEKLGIKGLAYLLVKWGRTLDRERKGEDKEDEEEEEDGPEDEEGGRDKDGDTDSTVTREHGGAAATLAAATVVTKGKKLEVTSGTAPAGGTTSRMSQDKVVKGRTALAVEAVWDELDIARDWEGILDMLVLDHSASGSENGAGAAATRRSKQRAGKGGKTAVVGSKRRVINRNNDQNVNANEDEAREDDENDDDDDDTESAERVHDAWRLTEVEEGVLLEVLVASIRKSRKEDETSAESITQALIKALPILFMKYQTDEHRITDVLVLPTLMNLEVYLEMRETNAYASLWSDISKQFLTHSSPFVLTTAVHSMLYLISNTSLSNTNSEQILELEDELANSFRDAVAAAPSPPGSPSKGTDPSTSTRPRDMEFAHLTEDEVITLTSVVLRIRMLISSKDLTSWIEESEGGKQSSAWDILNAIAERGRMGIGGEEEMIEQALQVLTLHLMWKSRALTSNSEPSPEEQKYQEVFLNQRETLLERLTEFAVGTQEVGNGVSDAVKRAAFKNLVDLHVLFTASETLAADTAVLPLSTGPVALTMNDEVQWRCAGYIQAEVERYADSLEEADEPDLDRDESGDDESEGGEEGGAEEAGKMKKARKLKVPETTDEDQTSRSYLEQEYLFIDVISTFLRAIRSGAIHVRHGATLLAHFGRLGDAYDACVKFVIEALKEEGMMNEQGDTVVLVITQAMKEAFQIAISTRSPDETDVVALAKVLATCFIVRGSQLSVVRRLDAQYVVQVQTNLLTWIADQLGTHLMANDKKALKSSLLFFRTLVPLVGSVESRDALKVKAHLEQVFSQHKIEPGTTKAWEPYRAYEKRLGTVLSKDKPPGSKRRKKKKATGEASTDGEESEVEALIGQDDAAAPDAPEPPRPRSHPQRATRSRAKNPLEVVEQNGQDSEQDEPVTPKPRPRPKRVYNSKNKSPEKDVADDPEAENSVQNPTLSDGENAAPAQVPEAENLIPLSQNGFVTPTKTSKNPRKRSRLEDEDEDEADGLPSEDGEEGSEAAEPASAFAFQVRRKRIRH, from the exons atgGAGGCCAGTTCCCCTCCAGCTGGCCCTCGACGGTCACAACGTGAAAGAAAACCGGCAAAACAACTTACTACTG TCACGACCATTCCAGAGACGCGGCGTAAGCGCAAGCGCGCTGACAcggacgacgaagacgcAGGTGCTGGAGTCGATGAAGACccggatgaagatgaagatgaagctgTTTTGGATAACTCGGATGCTGATGAAGACGAGAACGGTGGTGATGAAGCGCCTCGGGTCAAAAAACCTCGGAAGCCTAAAGCTGCGGCGCCACCTGCGAAAAAGCCTCGAAAAGGAGCTGCTGCGACAGCAACCACGAAAGACAACTCAGAGATCACTCGGAAACCTCGCAAAACGAGGGCCCCTAAACAAGCTGCTCATGCCGACGCCACGTTTGACCCAGAGACGTTCGAAAAGCTCACAAACATCAAAGCAGACAATCCTTTATTCAATGCGATCATGAACCCGAATGCTGCTCTACAGTCGACCGCTGAAGACTTTTTGGAGGCATTAGCTCAGAGTCCGAACGCGGCATTAGCAGAGTTGGTGAACATGGTGATGAGGTGTTGTGGGTGCAACGACACTATTGATGGTGACACGGCGGTCGACTACGATGGTGTGGTGGACCGTTTGGATGATATTGTTGAGGAGTTGAAAAAG ACCACAACTCCCGCTGGGACTTACCCATTGACATCGAAGGTGTCCCCATTTCACAATACAAAGATCAAATACAACTTCCGCACACACCTTTCCGAGTTTATAACCCGGTTGATAACAGCTGCAGCGAGTCTTACATCATTATATACCACTCCCCTGATCGAGACTCTGGAG GTCTGGCTCGTTCCAATGTCCTCCTCTCAGATTCGATCTATAAGGCACACAGCGACGGTCGTTGCCCTCGAAGTCCAGTGCGCGTTATGTCAGGTAGGAAAAGAGGTCGAAAAAGAAGTCGAAGTCGTTGG CCGTATGAGGGAAGGTGAGAAGAAACGAGCTCGAACTGGGGCCACACCGAGTACGAAAGGCAAAGATAAAGAGTTGGATGCCAAACAAAGGGAGGTGAAGTCCAGACAGAGCAAAATTGAGGAATTCATCAAAGAGTTTGTTGATGG GGTTTTTATCCACCGATATCGCGACCTCGACCCAGTCATTCGAACAGAATGTATTTCATCGCTTTCAACGTTCTTCGCCATCCTTCCCTCTCATTTTGCTGTCAACTCCGATTACCTGCGGTACGTTGGCTGGGTCCTGTCGGACTCTGCTACCCAGGTCAGGCTGGCCGCAGTCAAGGCCTTGCAAACAGTATATGAGACAGCTGGCATCGGCTCCGATAAAAAGTCGAGTCGTAAGACCAAGAAGGGTGTTAACAATTCCAAAGGGTCCGGTGGTGTGGCCCTCTCAGCGTTGACACATTTCTCAACGAGGTTCCTAACCCGACTTTTGGAGATTGCGAGGTTCGATGTGGATGTTGGTGTGAGAGTTGCAGTAATGGGCGTATTAGATTGTGTCGACGAACTTG GATTACTCTCGGACACTGACCGTAGCCGTCTCGGAACTATGGTATATTCAGATGAACCTCGGGTTCGAAAGGGAGTAGGCAGATTTGTTGGCGGCGTGTGGGAGGAGTGGGTGGAAGCCAAAAGAGGAGAAATTGATATCGAAGCCCATGCTCAGATCGCCGCGTCCAGCAGGGGTAGaggtcgtggtcgtggtcgcGGTCGCGGTGGAGCTGGCCGTGGTGGACCTTTTCCTAGGAAAGGCAAAGCTGGTGTTACAGTTTCTGAGGAtgatgaagttgatgaagagaAACTTGGGATTAAAGGATTGGCATATCTACTGGTCAAGTGGGGGAGAACGTTAGATCGTGAGCGGAAAGGAGAGGACAaagaagatgaggaggaggaggaggatgggcCAGAAGACGAGGAGGGTGGACGGGATAAGGACGGGGACACCGACTCCACCGTGACACGGGAACACGGTGGTGCAGCCGCAACTCTGGCAGCTGCTACTGTAGTcactaaagggaagaaacTTGAAGTGACTTCTGGTACAGCGCCGGCGGGTGGAACGACCTCGCGCATGTCTCAAGACAAAGTGGTGAAAGGAAGGACAGCGCTGGCGGTTGAAGCGGTGTGGGATGAATTGGATATTGCGAGAGATTGGGAAGGAATACTGGACATGTTGGTGTTGGATCACAGTGCATCGGGGTCTGAGAATGGCGCGGGTGCTGCTGCTACGAGAAGATCTAAACAAAGAGCTGGAAAAGGAGGAAAGACCGCAGTTGTTGGATCGAAACGGCGTGTGATAAACCGGAACAACGATCAGAACGTAAATGCAAACGAGGATGAGGCGCGTGAGGATGATGAgaacgacgatgacgatgacgatacAGAGAGCGCTGAAAGAGTTCACGATGCTTGGAGATTAACTGAAGTTGAGGAGGGTGTCTTGCTCGAAGTCCTCGTTGCTTCAATACGCAAGTCAAGAAAAGAG GATGAAACTTCTGCAGAGTCTATCACTCAAGCATTGATTAAAGCCCTTCCAATCTTATTTATGAAGTATCAGACGGACGAACACAGAATCACTGATGTTCTCGTCTTACCTACCCTGATGAACTTGGAGGTCTATCTTGAAATGAGGGAGACCAAT GCCTACGCCTCGCTTTGGTCGGATATCTCGAAACAATTCCTGACACATTCATCTCCTTTCGTTCTCACTACCGCCGTCCACTCTATGCTCTATTTGATCTCCAATACATCTCTTTCCAACACGAACAGCGAACAAATTCTGGAACTCGAAGATGAACTCGCTAATTCCTTTCGAGatgctgttgctgctgctccATCGCCGCCGGGATCACCCTCAAAGGGTACTGATCCTTCAACGTCTACACGCCCTAGAGACATGGAGTTCGCCCATTTGACCGAAGACGAGGTGATAACCTTGACGTCGGTGGTTCTGAGAATACGCATGTTAATCAGCAGTAAAGACCTGACTTCCTGGATTGAGGAAAGTGAGGGTGGCAAACAAAGTAGTGCCTGGGATATACTTAACGCAATTGCCGAGAGGGGGAGGATGGGCATTGGGGGTGAAGAAGAG ATGATAGAACAGGCGCTCCAAGTCCTTACGTTGCACCTGATGTGGAAGAGCAGAGCGCTTACTTCCAATTCTGAACCCTCCCCAGAAGAACAGAAATATCAAGAAGTGTTCTTGAACCAACGAGAAACGCTGTTGGAGAGGTTGACCGAATTTGCAGTTGGTACACAGGAAGTAGGCAATGGTGTTTCTGATGCTGTAAAGAGGGCG GCATTCAAGAACCTAGTAGACTTGCATGTTCTCTTTACTGCCTCCGAGACATTGGCTGCAGATACCGCGGTTCTCCCCCTTTCAACTGGACCTGTGGCTTTGACCATGAATGATGAAGTGCAGTGGCGGTGCGCCGGGTATATACAAGCGGAGGTCGAGCGTTATGCGGACTCCTTGGAAGAGGCTGATGAACCCGACCTTGATAGAGATGAGTCTGGTGATGACGAGAGTGAAGGTGGTGAGGAGGGTGGCGCAGAGGAGGCAGGAAAAatgaagaaggctcgtaaGCTCAAGGTACCAGAGACGACAGATGAAG ACCAAACTTCCCGATCATACCTTGAACAGGAATACCTGTTCATAGATGTGATCTCTACTTTCCTTCGTGCAATACGGTCTGGGGCCATACACGTACGACATGGAGCAACTCTGTTGGCCCATTTTGGCCGACTAGGTGATGCATATGACGCTTGTGTCAAGTTCGTCATTGAGGCGCTCAAGGAGGAAGGGATGATGAATGAACAGGGGGACACTGTTGTTCTGGTGATAACGCAGGCTATGAAGGAG GCGTTTCAAATCGCCATATCGACCCGTTCTCCAGACGAAACAGATGTTGTTGCTCTTGCTAAAGTGCTGGCGACATGCTTTATTGTCCGAGGAAGCCAGTTGTCGGTTGTTCGTCGACTAGATGCCCAATATGTTGTTCAAGTTCAGACCAACCTGCTTACATGGATTGCCGATCAACTGGGGACACACTTAATGGCCAACGACAAAAAAGCATTGAAAAGTTCGCTTCTCTTTTTCCGAACGCTTGTTCCTCTTGTTGGCTCGGTGGAGAGTCGTGACGCGTTGAAAGT AAAAGCACATCTCGAACAAGTATTTTCTCAACATAAAATAGAACCTGGTACGACGAAAGCTTGGGAGCCATACAGAGCATATGAAAAGCGCCTTGGAACGGTTCTGTCCAAAGACAAAC CCCCCGGTAGCAAACGAcgcaagaaaaagaaagccaCCGGTGAAGCATCTACCGATggagaggagagtgaagtGGAAGCTCTGATTGGACAGGATGACGCAGCCGCTCCAGATGCACCAGAACCTCCTCGTCCCAGATCTCACCCTCAGAGGGCCACCAGATCTCGAGCTAAGAACCCTTTGGAGGTTGTGGAGCAGAATGGGCAAGACTCAGAACAAGACGAACCTGTTACGCCTAAGCCTCGACCAAGACCAAAACGTGTGTATAATTCCAAGAACAAATCTCCCGAGAAAGACGTTGCGGACGATCCAGAGGCAGAAAACTCCGTTCAGAACCCCACGTTATCGGACGGCGAGAATGCCGCACCTGCTCAGGTTCCAGAGGCCGAAAATCTTATTCCTCTTTCACAAAATGGCTTCGTGACGCCCACGAAGACCTCGAAGAATCCTCGCAAAAGGTCAAGACTagaggatgaggacgaggacgaggccGACGGCCTACCTtctgaagatggagaggaggGCTCAGAAGCGGCTGAGCCTGCATCTGCATTTGCCTTCCAGGTTCGCAGGAAACGCATCCGTCATTGA
- a CDS encoding uncharacterized protein (MEROPS:MER0078701; CAZy:CE10) — MRKRAFQQVLLATLVAGSSLSGRQTNAPIIDLGYSQYQGVFDANNNVTNFLGLRYAAAPTGENRWRAPQAPQNTSGVQLANANPRPCFSAPTGAAPSNPFLKNNKRQTIAKGEDCLFLNIAFPGSTVPSEGLPTVIWIHGGGYIAGSISSFQLADLVRESNQGVVVVAIQYRLGLFGFLSGNKVKENGDLNAGLLDQNFAFRWVREHISKFGGDPNKVTIWGESAGAGAVLQHIIAEDGKTNPQLFRGAITSSTFLPSQYMFNDPLPEALYSEAVSQTNCSQSSDTMACLRAADAQVLQKANEDINVAGFFGTFPFVPVVDGTFIKQRATKVLKQGTVNGQALLAVSNANEGQVFVNQSAPANVRDFVGQLFPTLGPQQELAVTRQYNGLGSQLNQENLVMGESIFVCPTYFLLNAFRSRSFKGVFAIDPALHGQDVNYYLPFGRPPPFNNTDFVKAFSQSFLSFVISLDPNVKFDSSNITPHWKLYNEGETEMVFNRTGDAPDVHTVTTDCEFRKRCSFWESLSTLTAQ; from the exons ATGAGAAAACGTGCCTTCCAACAAGTCTTGCTGGCGACGCTTGTAGCAGGATCGTCTCTCTCCGGTCGACAAACGAATGCACCTATCATCGACCTCGGTTACTCTCAATATCAAGGTGTTTTCGATGCAAATAATAATGTGACAAACTTCCTTGGGTTACGGTATGCAGCTGCGCCTACCG GCGAAAATCGATGGAGGGCACCTCAAGCACCTCAAAACACGAGTGGTGTTCAGCTTGCCAATGCCAATCCGCGGCCATGCTTTTCAGCTCCAACTGGTGCTGCTCCCTCAAATCCCTTCTTGAAGAACAATAAACGTCAAACAATAGCTAAGGGCGAGGATTGCTTGTTTTTGAA TATCGCGTTTCCAGGTTCGACAGTTCCATCGGAAGGTTTACCTACGGTTATATGGATCCATGGTGGGGG GTATATTGCTGGAAGCATATCATCGTTTCAACTAGCGGATCTCGTCCGAGAATCTAATCAGGGAGTGGTTGTTGTCGCTATTCAGTATCGATTGGGTCTCTTCG GCTTTCTTTCCGGGAACAAGGTCAAGGAGAACGGTGATCTCAATGCCGGGTTGC TCGATCAAAACTTCGCTTTTCGCTGGGTTCGTGAGCAT ATCTCGAAATTCGGGGGTGACCCGAACAAAGTCACAATCTGGGGCGAGTCTGCAG GAGCGGGAGCCGTTTTACAGCACATTATCGCCGAAGATGGGAAAACTAACCCACAGCTATTTAGAGGTGCCATTACGAGTTCCACCTTCTTGCCTTCACAGTATATGTTCAATGACCCACTTCCTGAG GCGTTATACAGCGAAGCAGTTTCGCAGACAAA CTGTTCTCAATCCTCCGACACAATGGCGTGCCTGAGAGCTGCGGACGCTCAAGTTCTCCAAAAGGCGAACGAGGACATCAACGTTGCTGGGTTCTTTGGCACGTTCCCCTTCGTACCTGTGGTCGATGGAACGTTCATCAAGCAGAGAGCAACCAAGGTTCTGAAACAGGGAACAGTGAACGGG CAAGCGCTCCTGGCTGTGTCGAATGCAAACGAAGGTCAAGTCTTTGTGAATCAAAGTGCACCTGCCAATGTCAGGGACTTTGTGGGTCAACTCTTCCCAACCTTAGGACCTCAGCAAGAACTTGCTGTCACTCGGCAGTATAACGGACTGGGGTCACAATTGAACCAAGAGAACCTCGTCATGGGTGAAT CGATCTTTGTATGCCCGACATACTTCCTCCTGAATGCATTCCGAAGCCGATCGTTCAAG GGAGTATTCGCGATAGATCCAGCTCTTCATGGCCAGGACGTAAACTACTACCTCCCTTT CGGTCGCCCACCCCCTTTCAATAATACCGATTTCGTGAAAGCTTTCTCTCAATCCTTCCTGTCATTCGTGATATCTCTCGACCCGAACGTGAAATTTGATTCCTCAAACATTACGCCGCATTGGAAGTTATACAATGAGGGAGAAACGGAGATGGTTTTTAACCGGACTGGTGACGCTCCGGATGTTCATACGGTGACAACGGATTGTGAATTTCGAAAGAGATGCAG TTTCTGGGAGAGTCTGAGTACTTTGACTGCTCAATAA